The Methanocella sp. sequence CGAGGCGAACGATATACTGGATTCCTGGTCGTAGATGCCGTTGTTATTATCCCCCAGGGTTATGTAGCCCGGCCATGGCGCCGCAGAGCCTCCGGGCCACATGGGCTCGCTCTGGTTCACCCACCGGATGGCCCTGTGAATGACAGGGGTAGCATTATGGTTGCCGCCAGGCCAGTAGACGATCACGTCGCCGGCCTTCCCGAACGACGTGTAGTTGCTGCTCTCAGAGCCCTCGCATGTCCTCACGTCGCCCCGGCTCAGGGACTGTATGAACACAAGGTCCCCCTTCTCCAGGTGCGGGGACATGCTCTCGCTGGTGACGCTCACCAGGGGAGGCCACCCGCCCGCGTATACGTAGAGCCCCCCGAAAAAAAGGATCAGGATGACGATCGCTATTGCGATGTCCTTCAGGGTTTGCCGGTCGACCATGGTATAACTCTATATAGGCCCTTGTTCCGGTTAAAAGCGTTTTGGGCGATAAAATATTAAATTAATATTATATATATTTAAACTAATTAGCATCACAGTGTCCATTATGCTGAAGATCAACGAGAAAGTGCCTGACTTCGAGGCGGAAGCCTACCAGAACGACCGGATAAGGAAGATCAAATTTTCGGATTACAGGGGCAAGTGGATGGTCCTGGTATTTTACCCGGGCGACTTCACCTTTGTCTGCCCCACGGAACTGCAGGAGCTGGGCGAGCTGTACGACGACTTTAAAAAAGAGGGCTCCGAGGTGCTCAGCGTGAGCAAGGACACGGTATTCGTGCATAAGGCCTGGCACGATAACTCGCCGGCCATTCAGACCATAAAATACCCGATGGTGGCCGACCCCTCGGGAAAGATCTGCCGCGAGTTCGGCACGCTCACCGAGGACGAGGGGCTCTCCTTAAGAGGCAGCTTCGTCATCGACCCCGACGGCTTTCTTAAGTGCTTAGAAATACAGGATACCAGTATCGGCCGGAGCATGCACGAGCTGTTGCGTAAATTGCAGGCGGCCAGGTTCGTCCGCGAGCACAAGGGGCGGGCATGCCCCGCGAGCTGGCAGCCGGGCGAAGAGACGCTGAAGCCGGGCCTAAACCTGGTTGGCAAGATATAAATCATCGCGATAAAAGATGGTTAGGCACCCTTCATTCTTTTATTGAGGCTAAAGGGAGACCCGCTTCGCGCGGAGCGCTCTTGCTTACCCTCGCTTGCCCTCGAAGCTACATTGCCTGAAGGCAAACGAAAAAAGCCCGAACCATGGAATTGGCATAAATTATTACTTCCACTTGCATCATTTAAAAAAAGGCATGTGTAACCGAAATGTTAATATGATAGGTGTTACATTTGTGTGTTGTCTTTTACGCGCCTCGGTGGCTTAGCCGGCATAGCGCGTCCTTGGTAAGGACGAGGTCGCGAGTTCAAATCTCGCCCGAGGCTCTGGTACAAGGGGTTACAATCCCCTTTTTTTATTTTATGGAGCGAGGCACTTATTTCTAATGTGCACCCGGTCATTAGAACACGTGAATTAAAAGCTCCCACGGGGTGCCAAGAGACAAGGTTAGACTCTATAGACCATTAGGACTTTAAAATCACAGGTGATGAAACTACCATCACCGCACCCCCAGTAGGGCTATACCAACATCGATATTTTAAGAACCATGTAATCAGATACATGTGTTAGCGTATCTGAAACTATCTGGACTGCGTCTTCCTCTCAAATAAAATTCGCCAATATTTTCTAATTTTTCAATGCTTAATATTTATTTGGCTTGTGCTTTAGAGCAATCTTTATCGTTTATTCAACAATTAACTTAAACATTATCAAATATTTATGGAGTGATATAAGAATGCCTTTTTGTCCTATGTGCGGAACGGAATATCAACAAGGAAGTGTGTTCTGCTCGAAGTGCGGTAACAAACTCGGAAGCCCAGCCCCGGCGGCCCCTAGCAATCCGGCTACCGACGGTGGCGCAGTGATACAAAAAGTAAGTACCAATTTTGATAGCGAAGAAACGATCCTGTGGACCGGAAAGCCGTCTGGCATAAGATCCAGCATCAAAGACAAGGCTCAGATTAACGCCACGAGCTACACGGTGACGAGCCAGAGAATTACCATCAAATCCGGCCTCATCGGCAAGAAAGAGGAGGATATTGACCTCTATAGGATAAAAGATATCAAGGTCAACCAGAGCTTAAAAGACCGGGCGATGGGCATTGGCGACATCGAAATCGTCTTAATTGATGGCACCATGAAGATTATGTTGGAGGAGGTCAAGGATCCCAACAACGTCAAGGAGACCGTAAGAAAGGCCATGATCGCCGAAAAGACTGCGCAGAGGACCACGCACGTCCAGAAAGAGGTCGTCAAAGAGGTCGTCAAAATACCGTGCAAATACTGTGGCGGCCTCATCGAGAGCACAAGCACAAAATGCCCCATCTGTGGTGCGCCGTTGAACCCGTTCAAGTGAATTATGAGGAGTTACGTTGAAATGCGACAATTGTAATGCCGGATTTTCAGATATTATTGAATAGCAGTAATAAATTTATTATCTTCAGGAGGATGGAATATGGCTGACTTAAGGGAAAAGGTCGTAGAGGATCGGGGTATCATCTCCCGGATTCAGATGTTCGTGCCAGGGTTCCGTGGATACAGGATCAAAGAGGATCGGCGGACGGCGGACAACATGATTCGACTGCAGTTTGCGGAAAAGCTGGCAGATATTCGGAAGGAGGTCGAAGGCTGTCGGTCGGTGATGGCGACCAACAACTCCCTTGAGCACTTGGAGCGGCTAGGCATTTTA is a genomic window containing:
- a CDS encoding S26 family signal peptidase, yielding MVDRQTLKDIAIAIVILILFFGGLYVYAGGWPPLVSVTSESMSPHLEKGDLVFIQSLSRGDVRTCEGSESSNYTSFGKAGDVIVYWPGGNHNATPVIHRAIRWVNQSEPMWPGGSAAPWPGYITLGDNNNGIYDQESSISFASPVKKEWVIGIARYRIPFVGYLRSPG
- a CDS encoding peroxiredoxin; this translates as MLKINEKVPDFEAEAYQNDRIRKIKFSDYRGKWMVLVFYPGDFTFVCPTELQELGELYDDFKKEGSEVLSVSKDTVFVHKAWHDNSPAIQTIKYPMVADPSGKICREFGTLTEDEGLSLRGSFVIDPDGFLKCLEIQDTSIGRSMHELLRKLQAARFVREHKGRACPASWQPGEETLKPGLNLVGKI
- a CDS encoding PH domain-containing protein, with the translated sequence MIQKVSTNFDSEETILWTGKPSGIRSSIKDKAQINATSYTVTSQRITIKSGLIGKKEEDIDLYRIKDIKVNQSLKDRAMGIGDIEIVLIDGTMKIMLEEVKDPNNVKETVRKAMIAEKTAQRTTHVQKEVVKEVVKIPCKYCGGLIESTSTKCPICGAPLNPFK